Within Mercenaria mercenaria strain notata chromosome 15, MADL_Memer_1, whole genome shotgun sequence, the genomic segment TGatttcataacataaaacatGTCCCAGTTACTATTTATACTGCCAACGCTATCGCCGTATGAAGAGCGACATTGTCCTTGATCTGGGTCCCGCAACTAATGTCCTTTAAAACGTACTGGTGTCCGCTCAAAGATCTGTCCGCACTAACATAAACATTGATATGTCCCGTACTCTGCTGCTGTTTTGTATCATTGTCCTTGCATAATCCATTAAATCCGGTACTGAAAATGTCAACCAAACTTTTCACCTGGGACGATTCTGTAGTCTGCATTTTTTCATAATTGTCACCCGAGTCACTTTCATATTCGCTATCATCTGAGTCACTATTCTCATAATCATCTTCAAATCGGGGCTTCTTTGGTTCAGTCACTGAATCACAGTCAACAAAAGATCGTCTCCTTTTGCCCCCGGTGCACCTGCACGAGGATAATTGGCTGACGTAATTTGTGTTTCCATTGTGCCGAGATAACGGTAACTTGCCAATAACGACTGGTGTATTGTTTGATATGTCTCGAGGACTGGATTTCTTATCGGTAGCATCAGATTTGTCACATAATGCGTTTTCAACGTTATCCACACGACTTTCTTTGACTGGAACAATATTTTCCTTATCAAACACTTCGTAGTTATTTTTCTCGGGACGTTCCCCATGGGGTACCTCAGTATCGTTAGCTTTGTTACAGTCCGTGACCCCACGCGATTGACAGGATGTATCCATTGTTTTCTCCTCTAGTTTTTCACTTGGAGTTTCCACAATCATTTTAGCTGCTGCT encodes:
- the LOC123549199 gene encoding immediate early response gene 5-like protein, which gives rise to MSSSTEAQRLIALSLGKIAMSRQQRGGINLHKNLLVASVLHKARTTYMMDNFQTLLANKRAQAEREAAAKMIVETPSEKLEEKTMDTSCQSRGVTDCNKANDTEVPHGERPEKNNYEVFDKENIVPVKESRVDNVENALCDKSDATDKKSSPRDISNNTPVVIGKLPLSRHNGNTNYVSQLSSCRCTGGKRRRSFVDCDSVTEPKKPRFEDDYENSDSDDSEYESDSGDNYEKMQTTESSQVKSLVDIFSTGFNGLCKDNDTKQQQSTGHINVYVSADRSLSGHQYVLKDISCGTQIKDNVALHTAIALAV